A portion of the Halobacillus ihumii genome contains these proteins:
- the sdaAA gene encoding L-serine ammonia-lyase, iron-sulfur-dependent, subunit alpha, with product MFKNVAELIQLAESKGEKISEIMIQQEVEVKQVSREEIFSQMERNLAVMEEAVEDGLKGVESHSGLTGGDAVLVQNYMRDHEPLSGNLLMDAVSKAVATNEVNAAMGTICATPTAGSAGCVPGTLFAVKNKLNPTREQMVRFLFTSGAFGFVVANNASISGAAGGCQAEVGSAAGMASAAIVEMAGGTPAQSAEAMAITLKNMLGLICDPVAGLVEVPCVKRNAMGATNAIVSADMALAGVTSRIPCDEVIDAMHKVGQRMPTAFRETAQGGLAATPTGKQLEAKVYGIPFEKE from the coding sequence TTGTTTAAAAATGTTGCAGAATTAATACAACTCGCAGAAAGCAAAGGCGAAAAAATTTCCGAGATTATGATTCAGCAGGAAGTGGAAGTGAAGCAAGTTTCGAGGGAAGAGATCTTTTCTCAAATGGAACGAAATCTTGCAGTTATGGAGGAAGCAGTGGAGGATGGTTTAAAAGGTGTGGAATCGCATAGTGGATTAACCGGCGGTGATGCTGTTTTAGTTCAAAACTATATGAGAGACCATGAACCACTTTCTGGAAATTTATTGATGGATGCGGTTAGTAAAGCTGTCGCTACCAATGAAGTGAATGCAGCGATGGGAACGATTTGCGCGACTCCAACAGCAGGCAGCGCCGGCTGTGTGCCAGGAACACTGTTTGCTGTGAAAAATAAATTAAATCCTACTCGCGAACAGATGGTGCGTTTTCTATTTACCTCGGGTGCATTTGGCTTTGTCGTGGCGAACAATGCCTCCATCTCTGGTGCAGCGGGAGGCTGCCAGGCTGAAGTTGGTTCAGCTGCCGGAATGGCATCAGCTGCGATTGTAGAAATGGCTGGAGGAACCCCGGCACAATCTGCTGAGGCGATGGCAATCACGCTTAAGAATATGCTCGGGCTCATCTGTGATCCTGTAGCAGGATTAGTAGAAGTTCCCTGTGTGAAAAGGAATGCGATGGGCGCAACGAATGCAATCGTATCTGCGGATATGGCACTTGCAGGCGTTACGAGCCGCATCCCTTGTGATGAAGTCATCGATGCCATGCATAAAGTTGGTCAGCGTATGCCGACAGCTTTTCGCGAAACGGCTCAAGGCGGACTTGCTGCTACGCCGACAGGTAAGCAGCTTGAGGCCAAAGTGTACGGCATTCCGTTTGAGAAAGAGTGA
- the recG gene encoding ATP-dependent DNA helicase RecG gives MLSQSISEVKGVGEKLQAHLNELGLFTIEDLLFYFPYRYDTYEIKPLTELVHNEKATIEGVLTAEPAVNFYGRKKSRLTMTLQVEQFAVKAVMFNRAFAKKQLHKGDTITVTGKWDQHRLQITVSQFKKGEAKSQDPIQPVYTLKESVTLKTLRKVIKAALEEHADEVEEILPEETLLTYKLPDRRQALMQMHYPESRIMLKHSKRRFIYEEFLVFQLKMQLLRKLHRESTKGNAQNYNNDKLTNFVQGLPFELTAAQKRSLAEILKDMKNPYRMNRLLQGDVGSGKTAVAAIALYASITTGKQGALMVPTEILAEQHYHSLSEMFAGRAHVVLLTGSVKGKKRKEILESIKAHEADIIVGTHALIQEEVDFNELGFVIVDEQHRFGVNQRRALRGKGLNPDVLFMTATPIPRTLAITAFGDMDVSVIDEMPAGRKPIETYWIKGGMTDRLLGFIKKVVTNDQQAYVICPLIEESDQLDIQNAVDLYQQIAEVYEPDISVGLMHGRLHNEEKEEVMKRFAENELQVLVSTTVVEVGVNVPNATVMVIHDAERFGLSQLHQLRGRVGRGSEQSYCILLADPKGDVGKERMRIMTETNDGFELSEQDLKLRGPGDFFGRKQSGLPEFKVGDMVHDYRALETARADAAEIIANGSLVHDEQFKPLKAIIAQDEHISGEVLD, from the coding sequence ATGCTGAGTCAATCTATAAGTGAAGTAAAAGGTGTAGGGGAAAAGCTCCAAGCTCATTTGAATGAGCTTGGACTTTTTACAATTGAAGATTTGTTATTCTATTTTCCTTACCGTTATGATACGTATGAAATCAAGCCGCTAACCGAACTGGTTCATAATGAGAAGGCGACCATTGAAGGAGTTCTGACGGCAGAGCCCGCTGTAAACTTTTACGGAAGAAAGAAATCCCGGTTAACGATGACCTTACAGGTGGAGCAATTTGCGGTGAAAGCAGTGATGTTTAATCGGGCTTTTGCTAAAAAACAACTACATAAAGGCGATACCATCACGGTCACTGGAAAGTGGGATCAGCACCGTTTGCAAATTACAGTGAGTCAATTTAAAAAAGGGGAAGCTAAAAGTCAGGATCCGATTCAGCCGGTTTACACGTTGAAAGAAAGTGTAACGCTGAAGACGTTAAGAAAAGTGATAAAAGCAGCCCTTGAGGAGCATGCAGACGAAGTTGAAGAAATTTTGCCTGAAGAAACGTTGCTTACCTATAAACTTCCGGACCGCAGGCAAGCGTTGATGCAAATGCATTACCCTGAAAGTCGCATCATGCTCAAGCATTCAAAAAGGCGATTTATTTATGAGGAATTTCTCGTATTTCAATTGAAAATGCAGCTGCTAAGAAAGCTGCATCGCGAGTCTACTAAAGGAAACGCACAAAACTATAATAATGACAAGTTAACCAACTTTGTACAGGGGCTTCCGTTTGAACTGACAGCTGCACAAAAACGTTCACTGGCGGAGATTTTAAAGGATATGAAGAATCCTTACCGTATGAATCGGCTTCTGCAAGGGGATGTCGGGTCAGGGAAAACAGCCGTTGCAGCGATTGCTTTATATGCTTCGATTACGACAGGTAAGCAAGGAGCCCTCATGGTGCCGACTGAAATTCTTGCTGAACAGCACTACCATTCACTAAGTGAAATGTTTGCCGGCAGAGCTCATGTAGTTTTGTTAACAGGTTCTGTGAAAGGTAAAAAACGTAAAGAAATTCTGGAGTCCATTAAGGCCCACGAAGCGGATATCATTGTGGGAACACATGCCCTGATTCAGGAGGAAGTTGATTTTAACGAGCTGGGCTTTGTGATCGTAGACGAGCAGCACCGCTTCGGTGTTAACCAGCGCCGTGCGTTAAGGGGAAAAGGCTTGAATCCAGATGTATTGTTCATGACGGCAACGCCGATTCCGAGAACCCTGGCCATTACGGCGTTTGGTGATATGGACGTATCGGTAATTGATGAAATGCCAGCTGGGCGAAAACCGATTGAAACCTACTGGATTAAAGGCGGAATGACGGACCGCCTGCTGGGTTTTATTAAAAAAGTGGTCACGAATGATCAGCAGGCCTATGTAATTTGTCCATTGATTGAGGAGTCTGATCAGTTAGACATTCAAAATGCGGTTGATTTATATCAGCAAATTGCTGAAGTTTATGAACCTGATATTTCAGTCGGCCTCATGCATGGACGCCTTCATAATGAAGAAAAAGAAGAAGTTATGAAGCGTTTTGCGGAAAATGAATTGCAAGTGCTCGTGTCAACCACAGTCGTTGAGGTAGGAGTGAATGTTCCAAATGCAACTGTAATGGTGATCCATGACGCGGAACGATTTGGACTTTCTCAGCTTCATCAACTGCGTGGCCGTGTCGGTCGAGGAAGTGAACAAAGTTATTGTATTTTACTCGCTGATCCTAAAGGTGACGTAGGCAAAGAACGGATGCGGATTATGACAGAAACGAATGATGGCTTTGAATTGTCTGAGCAGGATTTAAAACTAAGAGGACCTGGAGACTTTTTTGGCAGAAAACAAAGCGGCCTGCCTGAATTTAAAGTGGGCGACATGGTCCATGACTATCGAGCTCTTGAAACGGCCAGAGCCGATGCTGCTGAAATAATAGCAAACGGTTCGTTGGTTCATGATGAACAATTTAAGCCGCTGAAAGCGATCATTGCGCAAGATGAGCATATCAGCGGTGAAGTCCTTGATTGA
- the fapR gene encoding transcription factor FapR: protein MKRTKQMRQSELKATIDATPFITDETLATHFGVSIQTIRLDRMELSIPELRERIKSVATQEWNETVKALPIEEVIGEVVDLELDQRAISIMDIKSEHVFSRNHIARGHHLFAQANSLAVAVIDDELALTAESRIRFMRQVKQGERVIAKAFVRGDGDKGRTLVDVHSYVENEEVFAGTFEMFRQQESKE, encoded by the coding sequence ATGAAACGTACAAAACAGATGAGGCAAAGTGAATTAAAGGCAACCATTGACGCTACTCCATTCATCACTGATGAAACGCTGGCGACCCATTTTGGGGTTAGTATTCAGACCATTCGTCTCGACCGTATGGAATTATCAATTCCTGAATTGAGAGAACGAATCAAATCTGTAGCTACCCAGGAATGGAACGAAACCGTGAAAGCTCTTCCGATTGAGGAAGTCATCGGGGAAGTGGTTGATTTGGAACTTGATCAACGTGCCATTTCCATTATGGATATTAAATCAGAACATGTTTTCTCAAGGAATCACATTGCCCGCGGGCATCATTTATTTGCTCAGGCCAATTCCCTTGCTGTAGCTGTAATTGATGATGAGCTGGCCCTGACAGCTGAGTCGAGGATACGCTTTATGCGGCAAGTTAAGCAAGGTGAGCGTGTTATAGCAAAAGCATTCGTCCGAGGCGATGGTGATAAAGGGCGCACGCTCGTGGATGTTCACAGCTATGTAGAGAATGAGGAAGTGTTCGCAGGTACATTTGAAATGTTTCGTCAGCAAGAGTCGAAGGAGTGA
- the plsX gene encoding phosphate acyltransferase PlsX, giving the protein MKLAIDAMGGDHAPESIVMGAVQAVSKIDDLSITLIGDEKKINPLLGDTANISVIHTEEKITSDDEPVKAVRRKKTASMVLMAKEVSEGRADGCISAGNTGALMSAGLFIVGRMKGIDRPALSPTLPTEDGKGFLLLDVGANVDAKPNHLLQYAIMGSIYSEKVREISSPRVGLLNVGTEDGKGSELTKQVFKLLSDAPINFIGNVEARDLLMGVADVVVTDGFTGNVTLKTLEGTAMTMFSMMKKTFMSSFKTKLAAGLVKNDLKQLKDQLDYSEYGGAGLFGLASPVIKAHGSSNERAVYNAIRQACEMIERNVSTTIADTMKELQAKEDNE; this is encoded by the coding sequence ATGAAACTAGCCATAGATGCTATGGGCGGAGATCATGCTCCTGAGTCGATCGTTATGGGGGCGGTGCAAGCCGTTTCTAAGATTGATGATCTGTCCATAACCTTGATAGGTGATGAGAAAAAAATCAATCCTTTATTAGGTGACACAGCAAATATTTCCGTTATACATACAGAGGAAAAAATCACATCAGATGATGAGCCTGTTAAAGCAGTTCGCAGAAAAAAGACGGCCTCAATGGTGTTGATGGCAAAAGAAGTAAGTGAAGGCAGAGCTGATGGATGTATATCAGCCGGGAATACAGGCGCGCTTATGAGTGCCGGTTTATTTATCGTCGGCAGAATGAAAGGAATCGATCGCCCGGCATTAAGTCCTACGCTTCCTACAGAAGATGGCAAAGGCTTTCTTCTGCTCGATGTAGGCGCCAATGTGGATGCAAAACCGAATCATTTATTGCAATACGCAATTATGGGTTCTATCTACAGTGAAAAAGTCCGTGAAATATCCTCGCCAAGAGTAGGGTTATTGAATGTAGGGACAGAAGACGGAAAGGGAAGCGAATTAACGAAGCAGGTGTTTAAGCTGCTCTCAGATGCACCGATTAATTTTATCGGTAATGTGGAAGCCAGAGATTTATTAATGGGCGTCGCTGACGTAGTCGTGACCGATGGGTTTACTGGAAACGTAACACTAAAAACACTCGAGGGTACGGCTATGACGATGTTTTCCATGATGAAGAAAACGTTCATGTCCAGCTTTAAAACGAAGCTTGCTGCAGGGCTTGTTAAAAACGATTTAAAACAGTTAAAGGATCAGCTGGATTATTCTGAGTATGGAGGTGCAGGCTTGTTTGGTCTGGCTTCACCTGTCATAAAAGCTCATGGTTCTTCTAATGAACGTGCAGTGTATAATGCGATTCGGCAAGCGTGTGAAATGATCGAACGAAATGTGTCTACAACAATCGCTGATACGATGAAAGAACTGCAGGCAAAGGAGGATAACGAATGA